The segment TTCTATTTCCATTTCACCAAAAGTTTTTCTTTTTCCCTGAGGAATAAATATTGGGTCATAACCAAAACCCTTTTTTCCTTTTTCTTCATTTGCTATTTTTCCCTTGCAAACACCCTTAAATAGATTTGTTTCTCCGTCATAATATCCAACAACTGATGCAAAGTGCGCTTCCCTATCTTTTTTATTTTCCATCAATTTTAATATTCCTTTATTACCTATCGTTTTAAAAATATAGGATGAATAAACCCCTGGAAAATTATTCAAGCTTTTTATAAAAAGCCCTGAATCCTCTATAAAAAAATTTCCATCAACTTTTTCCTTTAGATATTCTATTCCATATAAAACAACTTCCTCTATCTCATCCGCTTGAATTTCTGGATAGGGAATTGTGAGCATTTTTATATCCGCAATCATTTTTTTTATTTCTTCATATTTATGTTTATTACTCGTTATAAAATAAATCATGTTACCTTCCTCATATATCTTCCTCTTCTTTCAATTTCTTTTATCTTTTCAATAACTTCCTTCCCCCTATCAAAAGATTTAATATATGCCTCCCTTACCCACTTAAATAAATTTTTATTTTTATGCGCGGACTTAAATGCCTCCATTAGTAAATGTAGATCAACTCCCATATCCTCTATTTCTTCACTTCTTGAACTGAGACCAAAATCAATAAAATATATCCTATCATCAAAAAGAATCAGATTTGATGTTGTTATGTCCCCATGAATTATTCCATCTGAATGCAATCTTGAAATACTTTCACCTATTTTCCTGCATATCTCCATCTGCTCATCTTCTTTTTTAAAATCCAATTTATCCTTTAATCTTTCTCCTTCTATATACTG is part of the Thermoplasmatales archaeon genome and harbors:
- a CDS encoding XTP/dITP diphosphatase produces the protein MIYFITSNKHKYEEIKKMIADIKMLTIPYPEIQADEIEEVVLYGIEYLKEKVDGNFFIEDSGLFIKSLNNFPGVYSSYIFKTIGNKGILKLMENKKDREAHFASVVGYYDGETNLFKGVCKGKIANEEKGKKGFGYDPIFIPQGKRKTFGEMEIEEKNLYSHRSKALKKFIDFLKYP